A segment of the Cellvibrio sp. KY-YJ-3 genome:
AGGCGGCGCTCTGGCCCGCGGTAGCCGTGGCGCTGATCGTAACCCAGCAAGCCTTTGAGTACGGCCGCCTGCGCAGTGGCCTGCATGGCGCTATCTACGCTGGTATATACCCTGTAACCCTCGCTGTAGGCTTTATCGCCGAAGCGATCCAGCACTTCCTGACGGGCCATCTCCGATATATAGGGTGCTTGTACATCCAGTGTGGTGCCATGGTAACTGGCGGTATTGGGTTCGTTGATTGCCGCTTCATAGGTCTGCTGGTCGATATGTCCCAATTCATACATGCGTCCGATAATCCAGTCGCGGCGAATCATGGCTCGTTTTAGGTTAGCCAGAGGGTTGTAGGCTGACGGCGCCTTCAATACCCCTACAATCATGGCGTATTGGGCGACACTTAGCTGGTGGACGTCCTTGCCGTAATAGATCTGCGCAGCCGACTGCAAGCCGTAAGCGCGGTTGCCGAAGAACATTTTATTGTTGAACAGCTCAAGGATTTCCTCCTTGGTAAATTTCCTTTCAATTTCAAGGGATAAGAGGATTTCGTTAAACTTGCGTGAGAAGACTTGTTTGCGAGTGAGAAAGAAATCACGCGCCAACTGTTGAGTAATTGTGCTTCCGCCAGATTGGATGGCGCCTGATTTCAGAATTTGTGAAGCGGCGCGCAACATGCCTTTTAGAGAAACTCCATGATGCTCGAAGAACTCTGCATCTTCTGCGGAGAGGAGTGCTTTTATATAAAGAGGAGGGATCTGATCGTAGGTCAGTGGAGTGCGGCGTTGCTCACCAAACTCACCAATAAGCTTGCCGTCACTTGAATAAACACGCAATGGCGTCTGTAATTTGATTTCGCGCAGGGTCTCTACTGAGGGTAGCTTGGGGCTCAGATAGAGATAGAGTCCGGTAAGTGTCACCAAGGTAACGCTGGTACCGGCCAGTAACAGCCAAAAAATAATGCCAAAGAGGGATTTTTTACTGAACATTTTTTCTATGTGAATTAATGAGTTAGCGAAGTCGCTGTGGGTGGCGGGCATTATACGGGCTTTTTGCCTGTTTACATATTCATCGGTTTGTTGCAGGCTTAAGTTAAAGTGCTATAACATAAACAACGTCTAAGTTACGGATATAGATAGAAAAATGGGCATTTTAAGTTTCCTAGAAAAGAAGGCAAAACCGGTAATCGGGTTGGACATCAGTTCAACTTCGGTTAAATTGCTTGAACTCAATCGCATCGGCGATCGCTATCGCGTTGAGTCCTATACCGTAAAAGCACTTCCTCCAAATGCGGTGGTTGAGAAAAACATCGCCGACCCTGCCGCAGTTGCAGAGGTCATTCGCTCTATGGTCAAACAGTCCAAAACCAAGTTGAAGCACGCCGCCGTTGCGGTAGCAGGCTCGGCGGTGATCACCAAAATGATCGATATGCCGATGGACTTGAGTGATGATGCCATGGAGAGCCAAATTGCGGCTGAGGCAGATCAATATATTCCTTTCCCCCTTGAAGAAGTGATGCTCGACTTTGAGGTTCAGGGCATATCTCCGCGCAACCCGGATCAAGTAGAAGTTTTGTTGGCTGCTTGCCGTCGTGAAAATGTCGATGTGCGCCAGCAGGTTTTGAATGATGCAGATTTGGTTGCTGAAAAAATCGACATTGAAGCCTACTGCATGGAGCGCGCCTTTGAGTTGATCGCCGAACAGCTTGAGGATCAGGAGGGACAGGTTGTGGCGATTATCGATATAGGCGCCACCATGACCACCTTGAGCGTGCTGGTTGATGGAAAAACGGTTTACACCCGTGAACAGCTTTTTGGTGGCCGCCAGCTTACTGAAGAGATACAGCGTCGCTATGGTTTGTCCCGCGAAGAAGCTGGTCTCGCCAAAAAACAGGGCGGATTGCCGGATGATTATGAAATGGAAGTTTTGGCTCCCTTCAAAGATGCCGTTGTGCAACAAGTTACTCGCTCACTTCAATTCTTTTTCTCTGCCAGCCAATACAACGATGTCGATTACATCATTCTTGCGGGAGGTGTTGCTTCCCTGGAAGGGTTGGTCGGGTTGATAGAAGAAAAGCTGGGAACACAAACTGTGGTTGCTAATCCTTTTGCCAGAATGTCAGTGTCCTCCAGAGTCAATGCAGTGTCTTTGGCTAATGATGCGCCTGCTCTGATGATAGTTACCGGGCTGGCGATGAGGAGTTTTGACTAATGGCAAAGATTAATTTATTACCATGGCGTCAGGCCTATCGCGAAGAAAAGAAGCGTGAATTCATTGGTATCGTAGTTGCTGTAGTAGTGGTTGGCTTATTGGGAGCCTATTTCTGGGTGTCCAGTGTTCAGTCCGCAATAGAAAATCAAAACGCACGCAATCAATTATTGAATAAAGAAATTGCCAAACTGGATGCACAGGTCAAAGAAATCAGTGAAATCAAAAAAGTGCGCGATGATCTTTTGGCTCGCATAAAAGTGATTACTGATCTAGAAGGTACGCGTCCGGTTATCGTTCGTTATTTTGATGAGATGGCGCGAGCAATCCCCGACGGCGTGTGGTTGACCAAAATTGAACGTAAAGGCAAGTTGGTAACTATAGAGGGGGTGGCTGAATCTTATAATCGTATCGCCAGTTTTTTGCGGAATCTTGAGGCATCCGATTGGTACGCATCCCATAATTTGATATCGGTCGATGCGGCTCCTAGCGAAGGTGATGATGCAAGTATATTTAAGATGACAGTGGAGACCTCCGCGCCAGTCGATCCCCTGGCTGAAGCTGCTCAAACCGCAGGAGGTGCCCAGTAATGTCATTTCAGGAAACACTTGATCAGCTCAAAGAGTTTGATGTCAATAACATAGATTTTGATAAGGCGGGTGTATGGCCTTGGCCAGCCAAGGTTTTCGTTTGTATTTTGCTGCTGTGCATAATATTTGCGGGAACTTATTACTTAAAAATCAGTGATCTTAATATGCAGTTGCAATCTGTCATTGCACAGGAAACAACACTCAGGTCCACATTTGAGAAGCGTAGCTTTGAGGCCGCAAACCTTGATGCTTATAAAGCTCAAATGGAAGAGATGAAGGTTACGTTTGATTCGCTCTTGTCCCGGCTGCCAGCAAAAACAGAAGTGCCCGGATTGCTCGAGGATGTAGGGACTCGTGCAGGTGAGAGCGGTCTGACTAATGTCAATATTAACTTCCAGCCTGATGTTGTTGCTGAATATTACATCGAAGTGCCTATTGATATTACGGTCGATGGTGGTTACCACGACATGGGCGGTTTTGTTAGCGGTGTTGCAGGTATGCCAAGGATAGTAACTTTACATGACTTCTCTATAAGCTCATCTAAAGAGAATAAAACCTTGAACATGAAAATCGTAGCTAAAACTTATCGCTATAAATCCCAGGAGGCTGCCAAATGAAAAAGCCTCTGTGTGTCCTTCCCTTACTGGGTGCTTTTTTGCTGGTCGGCTGTGGTCAGTCATCTCATCAGGATTTAATTGACTTTATGGAGGAGGCCAAACGGCGTCCAAAAGGGCAAATTGAACCATTGCCAACTTTTAGCCCCTATCAGCCATTTGCATATAGTGCTATGACACTTCGTAGCCCATTTGAAAAACCGATTCCTGTTGATGAGACAGCGGCTAAAGGTGGGCGTACAGTGGTGCCTGATTTAACCAGGGAAAAAGAATTTCTTGAGCGTTTCAACGTTACTGCACTCAAGATGGTAGGTACTGTAGAAAAAGCAGGTAAATTGTGGGCATTAATTGATAACGGTGAGCGTGACGTTGTACCCGTAACCATCGGTAATTATCTCGGATTGAATCACGGCAAAATTATTACAACTAGTCCATCGCAGATTGAAATTATGGAAATCGTTGGTGATGGATCAAATGGTTGGGTTGAACGTCCCAGAATTATTAAATTAGAAGAGAAGGAATAAGCGGACATGTGTGCTCTATTCACTCCGGGGTTGAATATGCGTAAGTTTATATTGGTCTTGGTTGGTTTTGTTGCTACGCCATTTTCTATGGCTAACACCTTAACTGACATAGATTTTTTTTCAGTTACCAGGCGAGCGTTTTGAAGTGCGCATGGCATTTGATTCTCCGCCTCAAATGCCACAGGGCTACACTATTGAAAAGCCTGCACGTATTGTACTCGATTTTCCTGATGCCATTAGTGCATTAAAGGAGCGCCGTTATCCCTTGGCGGTCGATAATGGCCAAAGTGCTATGGTGCTGACCAGCGATGGGCGTACGCGCTTGATTTTAAATCTCAATGCGCTGGCTCCCTATACCACTCGCACAGATGGCAATAGTTTTATCGTCGAAGTTGGCGCTGCAAAGGCTGCTGACGCACAAAAATCTATTCGTCCATCTGTTGAGATAGCGCAGAAAAGTGGGTTCAAAGAGGCAGATCCCGTAGCTAACCAAAACCGGATTACCAATGTTGATTTCCGTCGTGGTACTGCAGGCGAAGGGCGAATAATTATTTCACTCTCTAACCCTAAAGTGGCTGCTGATATGGTTGGAACTGGAGCGGGAGTGCGTTTGACATTCAAGGATGCATGGCTTCCTCCAGAGCTGCGACGTCGTCTGGATGTGGTGGATTTTGCTACTCCAGTGTCTTTGGTGAGTGCTGGCCAAGAAGGCGAGAGCGCTGTTTTAAATATTGCGGCAGGCGGAGACTTCGATTATTTGGCTTATCAGACGGATAACGAATATGTAGTTAGCATTAAACCGTTAACCGAGCAAGAAAAGCTTGAGAAGAAGAAAGATTTTGAATACACGGGCGAAAAATTATCTTTGGATTTTCAAGATATTGAAGTTCGTGCTGTATTGCAGATTATTGCTGACTTTACTGATTTGAACCTGGTTGCCAGCGATACCGTGCAAGGGCGAATTACTTTGCGCTTACAAAATGTACCTTGGGATCAAGCCTTGGAGATGGTTCTTAAAAACAAAGGTCTTGATAAACGTCAGGTTGGTAATGTGCTAATGGTTGCACCTGCCGCAGAAATTGCAGAGCGTGAGCGTCAGGAAATTACTACCAAGAAGCAACTGGAAGAGCTTGCACCACTCCGCACGGAATACATTCGTGTGCGCTATGCCAATGCGAAGGAGATGTTTGAACTATTTCGCGGGGAAGGCGGTGGCGGTGGTTCTGGTGGCGGTAGTGGTGGTAGCCGGGCAACGGGCAGCGTACTTTCAGAGCGTGGCCAAGGTGTTGTTGATGAGCGAACCAACTCAATTATCATTACTGACACCGCAGAGCGTATTGAAGCATTTAAGCGTTTGGTGGATCAAATTGATATTCCAATTCGCCAGGTAATGATTGAGGCAAGAATTGTTATCGCTAACACTGATTTTCAGCGCGAACTTGGCGTTCGCTGGGGCGGCATTGGATACAATGAAAAACCTGGCAGCAGAATTATTGACTTTGCCGGATCAAGAGAGGGACTAGATGATACTGATGGCACCAGCCCACGTGACTGGTTCGTTTCTGATCCTGCTGATGGCAATTCATTCGATTTAAATGAAGCCGATGTTGTCGATCTTGCAGTTGCTAATCCCTATGCCTCTGCTGCAATTGGTGTACTGACTGATAACACCTATCTTGATTTAGAGTTGAGTGCTTTGGAAAATTCGGGCTACGCAGAAATTGTGTCGCAGCCAAAAGTTATCACCAGTGATAAACAATTAGCGATTATTAAGTCAGGTAAGGAAATTGGATACCAAGAAACTGCCCCTAGTGGTGGTACTACAACTGGGTTCCGTGAAGCAGTATTGAAGTTAGAAGTTACACCGCAGATTACACCTGACAATCGCATAATTATGGATTTGATTGTGTGGAAAGATTCTATAGGAGCGAATACTCCATCTGGTGTGCCTACGGTTGATATCACTCGCTTAGAGACTAAAGTTTTGGTTAACAATGGTCAAACAGTTGTACTCGGCGGTGTATTCTCCTTAGAGGGAACCAAAGGTGAGAATAAGGTTCCGGTGCTAGGTGATATACCCTACTTGGGGCGCCTATT
Coding sequences within it:
- the pilQ gene encoding type IV pilus secretin PilQ family protein; translation: MAFDSPPQMPQGYTIEKPARIVLDFPDAISALKERRYPLAVDNGQSAMVLTSDGRTRLILNLNALAPYTTRTDGNSFIVEVGAAKAADAQKSIRPSVEIAQKSGFKEADPVANQNRITNVDFRRGTAGEGRIIISLSNPKVAADMVGTGAGVRLTFKDAWLPPELRRRLDVVDFATPVSLVSAGQEGESAVLNIAAGGDFDYLAYQTDNEYVVSIKPLTEQEKLEKKKDFEYTGEKLSLDFQDIEVRAVLQIIADFTDLNLVASDTVQGRITLRLQNVPWDQALEMVLKNKGLDKRQVGNVLMVAPAAEIAERERQEITTKKQLEELAPLRTEYIRVRYANAKEMFELFRGEGGGGGSGGGSGGSRATGSVLSERGQGVVDERTNSIIITDTAERIEAFKRLVDQIDIPIRQVMIEARIVIANTDFQRELGVRWGGIGYNEKPGSRIIDFAGSREGLDDTDGTSPRDWFVSDPADGNSFDLNEADVVDLAVANPYASAAIGVLTDNTYLDLELSALENSGYAEIVSQPKVITSDKQLAIIKSGKEIGYQETAPSGGTTTGFREAVLKLEVTPQITPDNRIIMDLIVWKDSIGANTPSGVPTVDITRLETKVLVNNGQTVVLGGVFSLEGTKGENKVPVLGDIPYLGRLFKKTTDNQFKTELLIFVTPKLMSDTLSN
- a CDS encoding type 4a pilus biogenesis protein PilO, producing MSFQETLDQLKEFDVNNIDFDKAGVWPWPAKVFVCILLLCIIFAGTYYLKISDLNMQLQSVIAQETTLRSTFEKRSFEAANLDAYKAQMEEMKVTFDSLLSRLPAKTEVPGLLEDVGTRAGESGLTNVNINFQPDVVAEYYIEVPIDITVDGGYHDMGGFVSGVAGMPRIVTLHDFSISSSKENKTLNMKIVAKTYRYKSQEAAK
- a CDS encoding PilN domain-containing protein; amino-acid sequence: MAKINLLPWRQAYREEKKREFIGIVVAVVVVGLLGAYFWVSSVQSAIENQNARNQLLNKEIAKLDAQVKEISEIKKVRDDLLARIKVITDLEGTRPVIVRYFDEMARAIPDGVWLTKIERKGKLVTIEGVAESYNRIASFLRNLEASDWYASHNLISVDAAPSEGDDASIFKMTVETSAPVDPLAEAAQTAGGAQ
- a CDS encoding pilus assembly protein PilP, which encodes MKKPLCVLPLLGAFLLVGCGQSSHQDLIDFMEEAKRRPKGQIEPLPTFSPYQPFAYSAMTLRSPFEKPIPVDETAAKGGRTVVPDLTREKEFLERFNVTALKMVGTVEKAGKLWALIDNGERDVVPVTIGNYLGLNHGKIITTSPSQIEIMEIVGDGSNGWVERPRIIKLEEKE
- a CDS encoding pilus assembly protein PilM; its protein translation is MGILSFLEKKAKPVIGLDISSTSVKLLELNRIGDRYRVESYTVKALPPNAVVEKNIADPAAVAEVIRSMVKQSKTKLKHAAVAVAGSAVITKMIDMPMDLSDDAMESQIAAEADQYIPFPLEEVMLDFEVQGISPRNPDQVEVLLAACRRENVDVRQQVLNDADLVAEKIDIEAYCMERAFELIAEQLEDQEGQVVAIIDIGATMTTLSVLVDGKTVYTREQLFGGRQLTEEIQRRYGLSREEAGLAKKQGGLPDDYEMEVLAPFKDAVVQQVTRSLQFFFSASQYNDVDYIILAGGVASLEGLVGLIEEKLGTQTVVANPFARMSVSSRVNAVSLANDAPALMIVTGLAMRSFD